DNA from Rosa rugosa chromosome 6, drRosRugo1.1, whole genome shotgun sequence:
CTACCAGCAATTCTTTGAGATAGTGGATGACAATACGTGAGTGCATAGCATAACTTTCAAACCATGAATACTTTACAAACCCGTATTAACTAAATATTTTTCTGTTTACGCAGATATGTCTACTGGAGAAGTGATAATGGAATACTAGGGGTAACCAGGGGAGACATGAAGATTATCGTAGAAGAGAAAGATCTGGATGTTAATGTAAGAAGCTTAAgctgtttgtttttatttgaccccaatacacgtctattgccccccaatagacccctattgggggcaataatcgctgtttgtttgtttttattagacattaatagacgtctattggcccccaataggggtatattggggggcaataggtaATGTTCTTCACATATATAATACTAACTGAAAATCAAATTGAACAATTGCAGGTGGTCAAGGCTTACACTGAAATGTTGCAGAAGGAACTGAAAGAAAGGAACACTCAGATTGGATTACTAAACATCGAAGCAGCGGTAAGCACCGAAACAAAAATAGCAGCTGGCGTTGCACCACATCCGAAAAACATATTTAAGTAAACAATTCAATGCTTTCATATGTGTTTACTCTTTGTACAGTTTTACACAGTTCAACACGAAAAGAAACTAGCGGATTTCAAAAAAGAAGGCAAGAACATTCTCAAAGACGACTTCAAAGGCCACGAGATTGAAATAGAGTTATTCCTGATCGAAGAACTGTGGAGTAAGTTCAGCTACCCCAAGGTGATTATCCCAATACACCATTACTACAGCCAGCACTACACACTGCTTGTCATCGACAATGAGAAAAAGCAGTTTGTTCACATGAACTCTATGCTGCCACCAAAGAAGGAATGGACAAAAGATAACCAATATTACAACAACGCAAACTGGGTGGTAAGTAACCATATCAAaacaaattgtttatttttcaaATGGTGAAATTTGGAAAGTTTGTTGATGCTTTATAAATCTGCATTTAAACAGGTTAAGCACATAAGGAGGTTCATACACGACGTGAAGGTGACAGGGACAATATTTCTAGGTGACAGCCAGGATCAAGAGAACACAAGAGAGAAGTGCAAAGGTGAGGACAGTAGAGGAGAATTGGTCACCGAGGTTGAAGAAATGACACCAAGAGAGAAAGATTGCAGAAGGTGGATCTTGGATAATCAAATCGGGGAAAATGACTATGAGCTTGTAGAAGACTTCAACTGCCCTCAGCAGAAAACCTGTTCGTAAGTGCCTCAAAATCCTTTACTCTTTATTTTTGATATAAAAGAAGACAGTTTAATTGATAAATTTGTGCAAATTGtcagtctattgccccccaataggtgtctattggggggcaataggaaCTCTCTTTATGGATCAGTAACTAAAATTCTTGCTTTACAGGGATGACTGTGGGCCTTTTATGATCCATTTCATGGAAAGCATAATTCACGGAGTGGGACCCAGCAAGAAGAAAGGCAATGACATGAGGAAAACAATTCTTGAGAGGTTTGCAAAGGAGGAATGTGTTTGGAGCGTTGAAAAATACCTTGCTGAAACTACAGATGCTGTAGGAGagcaaaaaaaaatagaaaatgaataTTTTAAGTAGTTACTTTCTGTTGAACTTACTTTGGTTTGGAATAATTTCGGATGATTTGACATCTTTTCAATTTAATTTCTGTCAACTTGAAAGAATTTATCTTCATTTACTATGGTTGTGCATAGGACACAAGTCGATATTCAAATTACAGACCCCTATTACAAACCTGATGCCTTAACTCCTTAGAAACcaggttctattggggggcaatagaggtctattggcccccaatagagcTTGGTTAGAGTGTTAGAAGTAACACAATAGGATATCCAACTACATTTGAATGTGCAAGTGTtaaaaaatttcacaacaaaacTGAAGTACCAATCAATGTCAATAATCTTTGACACCAACAAATGTTAAACTGACCCTGGATAAAatcatctattgccccccaatagcctattactgccccccaatacaaccAATCAAAATGCTAAAACAATTGACAACTTTACATTCAAATAGGTTCAGTGCAGGTCTTCTTGTTATGCTGTCCCATTTTGCCACATCGGCCACAACGAATGAGCTTCTTTTCACACTCTCCTCTAGACTTGAACCTCTTGAGCCTAGGCCTCCCGGGAGGCCTCTTTGCATTTGGAGGAAGTATGAAGTCATTACTTGCAGATTCCGAAGAAGCCATATCAACATTAGATATTGGATAAATTGGAAAATCATAACACTTCTTGTAATAATCAACATAAAAATGCTTATCCATAAAAGCATAAACATCCAATGAGGCAGCTTGAATTGCAGCAAGACCGTGGCAGCAAGGGAAGCAGTTAATCTCCCATTTTTTACATGAGCACGAAGGAGTTCCAAGGTCCACAACATAAGAATACTTTGATCTAACCTCATAAACATTTGTATGGGAGTAATGCACATTGAAACGGCAAGCTTTCTCCATACCTTCTTTCAAACGACCCTCCATAACAGGAGTAAGTTGTGAGGTCCAAAGCTGTGCCTCATCTCTCCTCTCACCCATCATCTGCATCACCCTAATCCGAGTCTGATCAAGCATAGTGTACACTGGCATCTCCCGCTCAACAGCAAACCAAGCATTAAAAGATTCAGCTATACTATTAGCCATAATTCCATAACGGCATCCAGGGAAAAATGCACGGCACCAGTTTTGAACAGGCAGATCAGCAAGAAACGGATCTATAATATCAGCACCACCAGCTTCTCTCAACTCTCTTAAATGAAAACGATATTCCTTTTTAGTGCATGAATATGCCAACTCAAAAAACTTCTTTTTAACATCATCTTTCAAAACAGAAGAGCCTTTACCGTTGTATTTAGTCATGAGGTTATGCACCAAGTGCTTGTAACAGAAAAGATGAGGATTACCAGGAAATATCTTGTCGAAAGCACTCAACAGTCCAACACCGCGATCACTAATAAAAGTGATCTTTCTACCTTGAGGTTCCAGCAAGTTCTTCAAGTGTTGGAAGAAAAAGGACCAATTAGCATCAGTCTCAGAATCACAGACACACATTGCAAGAGGAAAGAAACCTAcagaaaacaggaaaaaaaagtGAGTCTACTGGgggtcaatagacgtctattggggggcaatacatgattGCAGCGTGCCACTGCACCGCCAACTGGAGCGTGCCGCTCCACattttcaacaaaaaagaattaaaaaaaacaacaataaacataatagaaacaaaaaggggagagaaatcagaaaaaaataaacgtgtattggggggcaatatatctCTATTGGGGGTCAAAACATAATTGCAGCGTGCCGCTACACCGCCAAAGGGAGCGTGCCGCAACACATTTTCAACAAAAATATCAATAAAAAATCATAGACATGAGAAAAATACCATGATTTCCATTCTTTCCGGTTGCACAAAGTATCTGCCCCTTGTAGACACTCTTCCCAAAAGTCCCATCGACATACAAGATGGGAAGACAGAATTCAAAGCCACGAACACAGCCTGCATAAGCTAGGAAAAGCCTCTGGAACCGATTACTCGATGAATCAACttccaaaacaaaagaagaaccGGGGTTCGTCTCAAATACAGCTTCCCTATACCATGTTAACATGTTAAACGAATCAGCCTCAGAGCCATAAATCATTTCCTTAGCCTTCTGCTTTGTTTTCCAAGCAACCTTGTATGATATATCAAACCCATAAGCTGACTTGAACTTGCTGATAATTTCCCTTGGCTTCAATGACAAGTTATAGCTAATGTCCTCTTCAATACATGACTTGACAATTTTTGATCCCAAAAGCTCATGTTTTTGCTTTCGAAGAACACCTTTGCAAGAATGGACATTGTCCAACTCACCAATAATAAAGCAACCATTTGCAGGCAATACATAACCACGGACATTCCACTCACATCCTTCGGTTCCCCAATTGGAACAAACTGCATGAATTCTGTCCCAGTCATTTCTAATAAATACAAAGCTGAACCCAACTTCAATAGCATACTTTCTGAGCCTGTCTCGAAACTCAGGGGAACCGCCACGAAATTTCTGCCCTACACATTGAATGTAACTAGCCCACTCATTTGACAAGTAAGACTTTTGAACTTCAGTCCTAAATGCCTCAGTGAGGTAATCATCTTCATCAACAATACCAGAGCAGCTATCTTCAAATGAAACAGAAGTTTTTTTGCTGCAACTTACACTATTCTTCAACACCATAATATCAACACAATCCGACTTGTAAATCTTGGCACCGCTAAACAGCATCTTGAAATCATCATCATtgcgaagaaaaaaaatagcgCATCCAGGAAGCGAATAATGAAGCTCAATATCATCAGTTGCAGAAAACTTGAACtgttcacaaatgtattcaaaCAAATGAGCATAGCTCATATATTGATTAATACAAAACATGAAACTTTGTCCAGAATGAGTGCACTTAACAGCCAAGGAAGCATCCATATTCCtgtatataaaaaataaataaataaataaaaccactattgccccccaatagacacaTACTGACCCCCAATAGATGGGCCTCAGATAAAATCTGTTTACAAAACCGAAACAAGTTACTATAAACACGTACTACTGAACTTCAGTAACAACTAAGAGTatcaaaaacagaagaaaagcgGCTTTTTCAATCCTCTATTGACCCCCAGTAtgggtctactggggggcaatatatgGTTCACAAAGACCAAAATCATGTCAGAAGCTACCAAATCACATCATTATCAACACCGTGAACAACAATTcatccaaaaaagaagaaaagcagctATGTAAACCCATATTGACTGGCAATAAACGATTAACAAATACCAGAATAAATTGAACCGTTTCAAAACAGAATCACAACAAACTTAGCACAACGAAACATATCAAACTTAGCACAACAAACTTATAAGCATGAAAAATATCAAATCGAACCAAATCAAAGATGAAATTCACGAAACACAGACCAAAATTAACGCAATAAGTCGGAAATAACAAAACGTACAGGAAAACAAAACTCAGATTCAAAAAATCAGCCTCAGACTCAATCGAGATGAATAGCAAACaaggataaaaaaataaaaaaaattgaagaaacgGAATTGAAATCGTTTCAAACCGAGCTGCAGCATGGTTGAAATCCAAAGCGACattgcttctttctctctccattgcgagcttctctctctatcgCACCAGAAccagagcttctctctctaagcaGAAGCTTCTCTCTATTCATTACCTCGGGAGACTAGGTCGACTAGGTCGCGTTAACAAAAGGGTAAAAAGgtaaacaaaaatatattaaaatagaAATGTTGTGTAAAAAGAAATAGATCCTTAGAGTGTTTAGGGTAgaggggaattaaaaaaagttgctggggtaagtgggaacatTGACTAtaaaattagggtaaatggacaaaaacccttttttttacctatattgaaggaaaaataatacgttcaTTAAGTAGAATGAACTGTATTATTAGACAAGGAATATGCTTCCTAGGTAATTACGTTCATCCAAATGAATCCAAATTGCAAAGATCTTCCAAGTAACACTAATTTACTGTAGTAAATATGGTTTTCCTCTTCACACTTTGATTGTTAGGTAGAAAGGTACCAAACCTAATTCAACATTGTGAAGAGATTGCCAATCGAATAGCTAGTTGGTTATTTAGAGTATTAGTTACAGTTACTGAACTGAAATGTATAGATGGTTGGTTGATGGGGTAGCAGTTACAaaaatataatatatcaaaTTGATTGGAATCTTGTGtactattttacccttatcTTGTGAATGTCATTGctaattaagaagaagaaaaacaggggggggggggggggaacctGATTGGCAAGACAAAATACTGTATGTCAAAAGTCCAGCACTTAGTGTGGTAAAGTTTAGGGCTCAGATGAAAAATCACTATGTGACTGAATTTGGGAATTTAGGTATG
Protein-coding regions in this window:
- the LOC133716402 gene encoding uncharacterized protein LOC133716402 → MDASLAVKCTHSGQSFMFCINQYMSYAHLFEYICEQFKFSATDDIELHYSLPGCAIFFLRNDDDFKMLFSGAKIYKSDCVDIMVLKNSVSCSKKTSVSFEDSCSGIVDEDDYLTEAFRTEVQKSYLSNEWASYIQCVGQKFRGGSPEFRDRLRKYAIEVGFSFVFIRNDWDRIHAVCSNWGTEGCEWNVRGYVLPANGCFIIGELDNVHSCKGVLRKQKHELLGSKIVKSCIEEDISYNLSLKPREIISKFKSAYGFDISYKVAWKTKQKAKEMIYGSEADSFNMLTWYREAVFETNPGSSFVLEVDSSSNRFQRLFLAYAGCVRGFEFCLPILYVDGTFGKSVYKGQILCATGKNGNHGFFPLAMCVCDSETDANWSFFFQHLKNLLEPQGRKITFISDRGVGLLSAFDKIFPGNPHLFCYKHLVHNLMTKYNGKGSSVLKDDVKKKFFELAYSCTKKEYRFHLRELREAGGADIIDPFLADLPVQNWCRAFFPGCRYGIMANSIAESFNAWFAVEREMPVYTMLDQTRIRVMQMMGERRDEAQLWTSQLTPVMEGRLKEGMEKACRFNVHYSHTNVYEVRSKYSYVVDLGTPSCSCKKWEINCFPCCHGLAAIQAASLDVYAFMDKHFYVDYYKKCYDFPIYPISNVDMASSESASNDFILPPNAKRPPGRPRLKRFKSRGECEKKLIRCGRCGKMGQHNKKTCTEPI